From the Clostridium sp. Marseille-P299 genome, one window contains:
- a CDS encoding cysteine ABC transporter substrate-binding protein, with product MKKRVIALLLTAILVMGALVACGTKDDAVTGTSESKKDDKTGTSRIEQIKKDGKIRIGVFSDKSPFGYVDANGDNQGFDVYIAKRFAKDLIGDENAVEFVLVEAASRVEYLTTGKVDIILANFTVTDERAEVVDFANPYMVCALGVVSPDGAPITSADEFAGKTLIVNKGTTAEIYLRENYPDVELLAFDENTEAFNALKDGRGDALVHDNTLLFAWALENAGFTVGIEAMGNQDTIAPAVKKGDTELLEWINKELESLGKENFIHEAYDATLKPVYGDTVNPESVVVEGGVVNN from the coding sequence ATGAAAAAGAGAGTAATTGCATTATTATTGACGGCTATTTTGGTTATGGGGGCATTGGTAGCGTGCGGAACGAAGGACGATGCTGTGACTGGTACTTCAGAAAGTAAGAAAGATGATAAAACAGGTACTTCTAGAATCGAACAAATTAAGAAAGATGGAAAAATAAGAATCGGTGTATTTAGTGACAAATCTCCATTTGGTTATGTAGATGCAAATGGGGATAATCAAGGCTTTGACGTTTATATTGCAAAACGTTTTGCAAAAGATCTAATCGGTGATGAGAATGCAGTGGAATTTGTTCTTGTTGAGGCAGCAAGTCGTGTAGAATACTTAACAACAGGTAAGGTAGATATTATTTTAGCAAACTTTACAGTGACTGATGAGCGTGCAGAAGTTGTTGATTTTGCAAATCCTTACATGGTATGTGCTCTTGGTGTAGTTTCTCCAGATGGTGCGCCTATTACGAGTGCAGATGAATTTGCTGGTAAGACATTAATTGTAAACAAAGGAACAACGGCAGAGATATATTTAAGAGAGAATTATCCAGATGTTGAATTATTAGCATTTGATGAAAATACGGAAGCTTTTAATGCATTAAAGGATGGTCGTGGAGATGCACTTGTACATGACAATACGTTATTATTCGCATGGGCTCTTGAAAATGCTGGGTTTACGGTAGGTATTGAAGCTATGGGAAATCAAGATACAATTGCACCTGCAGTAAAGAAGGGTGATACCGAATTATTAGAGTGGATTAATAAAGAATTGGAAAGTCTTGGAAAAGAAAATTTTATACATGAGGCCTATGATGCTACTTTAAAACCAGTATACGGTGATACGGTAAATCCTGAATCTGTTGTGGTTGAAGGTGGAGTAGTGAATAATTAA
- a CDS encoding FMN-dependent NADH-azoreductase — MSKVLYIKANIKPEGESRTFQVSDYFVEQYKKEHPQDEVIIVDLYKENVDFLRPEDLGKIFGPKDESSKQNGVLKYAYQFADADKYIFAAPMWNLGAPAILKAYFDYISVVGITFKYGESGPVGLCEGKKAVHITSRGGVYTGTPIEMDDRYLRTILGLFGVKDVTTIPVEGVDILGIDVVAKVNEAKEIAKNVASEF; from the coding sequence ATGAGTAAAGTATTATATATTAAAGCAAATATTAAACCAGAAGGTGAATCAAGAACATTTCAAGTATCTGATTATTTTGTAGAACAATATAAGAAAGAACATCCACAGGATGAAGTAATTATAGTAGATTTATATAAGGAAAATGTAGACTTCTTAAGACCAGAGGATTTAGGTAAAATATTTGGACCAAAAGACGAGAGTAGTAAGCAGAATGGAGTTTTAAAGTATGCATATCAATTTGCTGACGCTGATAAATATATCTTTGCAGCACCAATGTGGAATTTAGGAGCTCCTGCAATTTTAAAAGCTTACTTTGATTATATTAGTGTAGTTGGTATTACATTTAAGTATGGAGAATCTGGTCCAGTTGGTTTATGTGAAGGTAAAAAGGCGGTTCACATTACATCAAGGGGCGGAGTATATACTGGAACTCCAATTGAAATGGATGATAGATATTTAAGAACTATTTTAGGATTGTTTGGAGTAAAAGATGTTACTACAATTCCAGTGGAAGGCGTTGATATCCTTGGAATTGACGTGGTTGCTAAAGTGAATGAAGCAAAAGAAATCGCAAAAAATGTAGCAAGTGAATTTTAA
- a CDS encoding HEAT repeat domain-containing protein, translating to MSEEREIEKIQKLAEKKKTEKIEKYLRDKDIKVVKAAIGALGEIQDEAARNLLSKLIDDENPEIRKVAIVAFGKGKTEHAKTFLQHLLASEKDEEVKEILRKVLHEF from the coding sequence ATGAGCGAAGAAAGAGAAATTGAAAAGATACAAAAGTTAGCTGAGAAGAAAAAAACTGAAAAAATTGAGAAGTATCTAAGAGACAAGGATATTAAAGTGGTGAAAGCAGCCATTGGTGCTTTGGGTGAGATTCAGGATGAAGCCGCAAGAAATTTATTGAGTAAATTAATTGATGACGAGAATCCAGAAATCCGAAAAGTAGCTATTGTTGCCTTTGGTAAAGGAAAAACAGAACATGCAAAAACATTCCTACAGCATCTTTTAGCAAGCGAAAAAGATGAGGAAGTCAAGGAAATTTTAAGGAAAGTGTTGCATGAATTTTAG
- the ltrA gene encoding group II intron reverse transcriptase/maturase, producing MKETKKCDDSRQLNTESGHLQKDRVELESYAKAPSISMTSDNRQNARREYHYGLLEKIISNENLNEAFKRVKKNKGSHGIDKMGVDELLPYLRSHGEELKQSIADGSYKPNPVRRVEIPKDNGKTRPLGIPTVVDRVIQQAVSQVLTPIFEKKFSENSYGFRPNRNAHQAILKCKEYMDEGYKWAVDIDLEKYFDTVNHDRLIGLIYKEVKDIRVIGLIRKYLNAGVMEKGLVSATVEGVPQGGNLSPLLSNIMLHELDMELERRGLKFCRYADDCNVYVKSKKSAERVMKSITEFIEKDLKLKVNKEKSKVDRPWKLKYLGYTFYNKKGEMGIRVHQVSVKKLKGKLKSITGRSNAMSMELRAIKLKQLIVGWISYFKLADMKGTLRELDEWLRRRLRLCYWKQWKKIKTKHDNLVKLGVENWKAWEHANTRKGYWRISNSPILNSTLTNKYLREQGFITLSERYSQIR from the coding sequence TTGAAAGAAACAAAGAAATGTGATGACAGCAGACAACTGAATACAGAATCAGGTCATTTGCAAAAGGATAGAGTGGAACTCGAAAGCTATGCAAAGGCGCCGAGCATTTCTATGACGTCGGATAACAGACAGAACGCCCGAAGAGAATATCACTATGGATTGCTAGAGAAAATCATTAGTAATGAAAATCTAAATGAAGCCTTTAAACGTGTAAAGAAGAATAAAGGAAGTCATGGAATCGACAAGATGGGAGTAGATGAACTTCTACCATATCTAAGAAGTCATGGCGAAGAGCTTAAGCAATCCATAGCAGATGGAAGTTATAAACCGAATCCCGTAAGAAGGGTAGAGATACCAAAGGATAACGGGAAAACAAGACCATTAGGGATACCAACTGTAGTAGACCGAGTGATACAACAGGCAGTATCACAAGTACTAACGCCAATCTTTGAGAAGAAATTTTCAGAGAATAGTTATGGATTTAGACCAAATCGAAACGCGCATCAAGCAATTCTAAAATGTAAAGAATACATGGATGAAGGCTATAAATGGGCGGTAGATATAGATTTAGAAAAGTACTTTGATACTGTCAACCACGATAGGTTAATTGGGCTGATTTATAAAGAAGTCAAGGATATACGAGTAATCGGACTGATAAGGAAGTATCTAAATGCAGGAGTGATGGAAAAGGGATTAGTAAGTGCTACTGTAGAAGGAGTGCCTCAAGGTGGGAACTTATCTCCACTATTAAGTAATATCATGTTGCATGAACTGGATATGGAATTAGAACGAAGAGGACTTAAGTTCTGCCGTTATGCAGATGATTGCAATGTATACGTGAAATCAAAGAAATCAGCAGAGCGAGTTATGAAAAGTATCACGGAGTTTATAGAAAAGGACTTGAAGCTTAAAGTTAACAAAGAGAAAAGTAAGGTAGACCGACCATGGAAACTAAAATATTTAGGATATACCTTTTACAATAAGAAAGGTGAAATGGGAATAAGAGTACATCAAGTTTCTGTTAAGAAGTTAAAAGGAAAACTTAAGAGTATCACTGGAAGAAGTAATGCAATGAGTATGGAACTCAGAGCTATTAAACTAAAACAATTAATTGTTGGCTGGATAAGTTACTTCAAACTAGCAGATATGAAAGGTACTTTACGAGAACTTGATGAGTGGCTAAGAAGACGTTTACGTCTTTGTTACTGGAAACAGTGGAAAAAGATTAAAACGAAACATGATAACTTAGTTAAACTAGGGGTAGAGAATTGGAAAGCATGGGAACATGCGAATACAAGGAAAGGCTACTGGAGAATCTCCAATAGCCCAATCTTAAATTCAACTCTTACCAATAAATATCTTAGAGAACAAGGTTTTATAACACTTAGTGAAAGATATTCGCAAATAAGGTAA